In bacterium, the genomic stretch TCCATTACGAATAGCATTAAATCCATAACCAATGGCATCTGTGCCTGCTGGACAACCGCTGGCAATAGTTAGACTTGCACCTTTTAACCCGAGTTCTAAGGAAACCATAGAAGAAAGTGCCCCGGAGAAGGCAATTATAGATAAAAACGGACTTATCTTCTCGGGTCCTTCTTGAATGAAACTTATTATCTGTTCTTCAGCAAAGGCTAATCCACCCACACCTGCACCGATAATGACATCAATTCGCTCTTTATCTTCTTTAGTTAAATCTATTTGGGCATCTTCGAGGGCAAGTTTAGCCGCACCAACAGCAAATTGTGTTTCACGGTCAGTCCGCTTTAAACTCTTTTTATCCATATATTTTGCAGGGTCAAAATCCTTTATCTCAGCGGCTATCTTTACCGGTACTGATGAAGCATCAAATAAGGTTATACGACTTATCCCCGGAGTTCCTTGACAAAGGGCAGTCCAGAAATCTTTCTTTCCAAAACCAATAGGTGTAATCACGCCAATGCCTGTAATAACACATCTGCGCGGAATTCTTATTGCCTCCTTCTCGACTATGGAAAAAGGAATGATTTTCTCACCACCCCTACTTTTTGCCGTATAAAGTGCCTGTTTTACCTTATCTATTAATTCCTTTGAGTTAGAAATTTTATCCCCAAAAGTCGCAATTCCACAACTAATTGTCAAAAGAATATTTAATCCCTCTTTCTGGCAAAAGTGGTGATTATTAATTTCTGTCTGAATCCGTTGGGCTAATATCTTAGCGTTATCTTCTTTTGTCTCGGTTAAAATAAGGATAAACTCATCCTCCTCAGCCCTGATTAACACATCTTCTTTTCGAGTATAACTTAACAAAATCTCTGCTGTCTCCTTTAGAATAGAATCACCTGCGGCGTAGCCATATAGGTCATTGAGTCTTCTAAAGTTATCAATATTAAATATAATCACGGATAGAGGTCTATTCTTCCGGGTTGCCAGACTTATCTCCTCATCTAATCTTTCATTCAAATAAATGCGATTATGTAAACCAGTTAATTCATCCACATGGATTAACTTTTCCTTTTCTTTCAACAAATTGGTTATACTTTCTGCCTTTTCAGTAAGGAGATAATGTTCAATAACGGATTCTTTTAATGGTTCAATTAACATCCGTATCATTCTACCAAAGGTATTAAATTCAGTTTGTGAAATTTTTTTAATCTTTTTAAGGGCATCTATTGCCTTTTGTGGATTGATGTTTAACTCCTGGAGGTAATTGATATATTTGGCTTCATCTATATCATCAGACAGGATTCTGCCACCAACAATTGCGGCAACAGGTTTTTGATAGATGATAATTGGGAGGGCAAAATTAGTTAAGCCAGTATGACATTTAAAGATAGTCCATCCCTCTCTTAATGCCCCTTCCCAGAAACAGCCTTCAAGGTAAGAAAAGATACATTTCTGATAGCCGGGTTTTGAATCTAAGATAACCT encodes the following:
- the fabF gene encoding beta-ketoacyl-ACP synthase II → MEQEDLQTNLWKLLNLFNQWEKVQDICEKTIGSGIQIIGVDGKNTLERQYTSPFCQVILDSKPGYQKCIFSYLEGCFWEGALREGWTIFKCHTGLTNFALPIIIYQKPVAAIVGGRILSDDIDEAKYINYLQELNINPQKAIDALKKIKKISQTEFNTFGRMIRMLIEPLKESVIEHYLLTEKAESITNLLKEKEKLIHVDELTGLHNRIYLNERLDEEISLATRKNRPLSVIIFNIDNFRRLNDLYGYAAGDSILKETAEILLSYTRKEDVLIRAEEDEFILILTETKEDNAKILAQRIQTEINNHHFCQKEGLNILLTISCGIATFGDKISNSKELIDKVKQALYTAKSRGGEKIIPFSIVEKEAIRIPRRCVITGIGVITPIGFGKKDFWTALCQGTPGISRITLFDASSVPVKIAAEIKDFDPAKYMDKKSLKRTDRETQFAVGAAKLALEDAQIDLTKEDKERIDVIIGAGVGGLAFAEEQIISFIQEGPEKISPFLSIIAFSGALSSMVSLELGLKGASLTIASGCPAGTDAIGYGFNAIRNGEVDVVVAGGAEAPIRPVVITSFYAMNALSLRNDEPQKASRPFDANRDGFVIGEGAGVVILEEIEHAKTRGAHIYAEIVSFATTNDAYHMCAPAPDGKEAARAFKLALQSANISPQEVNYINPHGSSTPLGDRTETLVIKQAFGDYAYHIPISSTKSMLGHSIGATGAVELIVCALAIDKSFIPPTINYETPDPTCDLDYVPNKGREKVVNVAFSNSFGFGGKNSAIVIKKVT